DNA from Chitinophaga pendula:
CAACACTCCCCTTCTGATCAAATTCCCCCAGATCATACAAGTCATACACATCATACCCTTCTGATGTAGGTCCCTTACTGCCCTTATAAGCAGGAGGCAACCACACGTGTGTAATACCTTGTTCCTTTAACTGGGGAACTATTTCCTGGAAGTGCTGCCACCATGTTCCACCCGCAGTAGTATACCAGTGGAAAAATTGAAAGATTGTCTGGTTCAATGTACTATTGTCCTTTAGTGATAATTATAACACAGCAGAGCGCTGCTTGTTGTATAACGTAGTGAATGTCCGTTTAATGAAGTTTATACCCATTAATGAAGTTTATACCCAGTATGTTGATCCCATGTATCAGCGTCACTAAAGGCGTCAGGTTTTGTTTTTCAATAAAGCAGGTATGACCACGTCATCACAGCGGTGCCCGGCCTCTGATAATATTTACCAGAATAGCAATAATAGCCAGCACTAATAAGGCGTGTATCAGACCTCCAGCAGAATATACAAAGAAACCTAATATCCAGCCTATAATCAGGATAACAGCAATCAAATAAAGGAGACTGTTCATATGATAAGAAATTTGGTTCGCTAACTATAATGTAAAAGTTATGCCAATGAACAACTCCCTTGTTTATAATAATATGGATAGCTATCTGTTGGGGATGCATTGTGGAAGTGCTTCCACCATACGAGCAAAAAACAGGTCGACTTCCCCTCCACGCCTCCTATGGGAGTCAAATGGTCGCATTTTTGAATAACACTAACAGAGGCATTTTCAATAAGCATATCCTCTTCCGATGACATACACTTGTTTACCTCCTTCATCCAATAACCCGCACACAACAGGGCTTAACAGGACGCAGTGGAGGATAACGAAACATATTGCGAACATTAAAACCTGAAAAACATGCAACACAATGAAAAAACCGTAGAGATATTGAATGACCTGGTAAAGATCAATAACGATCGTATAGAAGGTTATCGTAAAGCCGTAGACCAATCAGACGATGCCGACCTGAAAGCACTGTTCCAACGGATGATCGATGAAAGCCAGACTTATGTAGGACAACTGAATAAGGAACTGGCACAAAGTGGCAATGAACCGGAATCCGGCACCACCACTTCCGGCAAACTCTACCGTACTTGGATGGACGTAAAAGCAACATTTACCGGCAGCGATAGACATAGCATTCTCTCTAGCTGCGAATATGGAGAAGATGCCGCACAACGTGCATACGATGAGGCCCTGAAGTCAGAGACACCCATGCCGTACGACCTGCGTGAACTTATTGCGAACCAAAAAGGCGCACTCAAAAATTCTCATGATACCATCAAAACATATAGAGACGTAGAAAAGGTAAGTCACTAGATAGACCACCTTTTTGTGCAGGGATAACCGCCGCTGTTCTTTTTGTTCAATCAAGAGGAGGGCGGCGGTTGTTCATTTTTATGCCTTTACTTTTGCAGCGTATGATTACGGCTGCTTATCTTCATAAGTGACAATTAATTTAATGGATTTAGGTTTAAAAGGCTGTTCCCTCCCAGGAAACAGCCTTTTACAATATCGGCCTATCGGTCATATACCGCATCCCAATCCTTCCAAACCGGCTCAAAACCCTGCCGCTGCAACATATCCGCGATCGTAGCAGGCGCCCGCTCATCCGATATCTCAAACTGCTCTAACGACGCCTCCGCATTGGCATAACCACCCGGATTAGTACGCGATCCCGCACTAAGCGCCGTAATACCCAACTGCACCACATGATCCCGGAAATGAGGGGTCTCCCTAGTAGACAAACTGAGCTCTACAGTAGGACTGAATAACCGGTATGCACAGATCAATTGCACCAACTCCCGGTCAGACATCTCGACCTTCGGCGGCAACCCGCCCGCACAAGGCCGCAACCTGGGAAAAGAAATACTATACCGCGTCTGCCAATAACGCCGCTCCAGGTACTGCAAATGCAACGCTGTAAAAAAGCTGTCCGTACGCCAATCCTCCAACCCGATCAATACCCCTAATCCCATCTTGTGAATACCCGCACGCCCGATGCGATCAGGCGTCTCTAATCGATAATCAAAGTTGGATTTACGCCCTCGGGGATGATGCTTTTTATAATCATCCTGGTGATATGTCTCCTGGTACACCAGCACAGCATGTAATCCCAACGCCTGCAACTGCCGGTAATCCTCCTCATCCATCGGTTGCACTTCCATAGAGATATTGGCAAAATGCGGCCGTATCAGCTCCAGCGCATGCCGGAAGTAATCCATTCCCACCCGCTGCTGCGCCTCGCCGGTCACCAATAACACATGGTCATAACCCATCTTTTTGATCACAGCTACTTCCCGCAGGATCTCCCCATCATCGAGCGTCTTCCGCTGCAAATGATTGTCCAGGCTGAAACCGCAATAAGTACAAATGTTCTGGCACTCATTCGAGAGATACAAGGGAATATACAACTGCATAGTATTGCCAAACCGCTGCCGCGTAAGCCGTTGGCTTAGCGCAGCCATCTGCCCCAGGTAAGGCACCGCCGCCGGTGATAGCAAAGCCGCAAAATCATCTAAGGTGACCGTCGACGCTCCCAACGCCCGTTCTACATCCGCAGCCGTTTTTTGATAGATAGCAGCAGAAACATCCGCCCAGTTATATGCCTGAAATACGTCTTTAAAACTCATAATTGATAAGTTACAGGTCAAGAAATGCAAGCAAAGGACTGGAACCTACCGCCTGATGACTACTACTACCCAGCCCGGCTTCAAATGCCTCCCTGCCTGCTGTTACCGCCTGCGCAAAAGCCTGGGCCATACGCACCGGCTCCCGCGCTACCGCAATGGCCGTATTGACCAGCACCGCATCAGCTCCCAACTCCATCGCTTTCGCAGCATCAGAAGGGCTGCCTATACCGGCATCCACAACTACCGGCACCTGGCTCTGCTCTATGATAATAGATAGAAAATCGATCGTTCGTAACCCCTTATTACTACCTATCGGAGAGCCCAACGGCATCACCGCGGCCGCACCTACCTCCTCCAGCCGCTTGCAAAGCACCGGGTCCGCATGTATATATGGTAACACCACAAACCCTTGCTTCACCAGCTCCTCCGCAGCCTTCAATGTCTCTATAGGGTCGGGCAATAAATACTTGGGGTCCGGATGTATCTCCAGTTTGATCCAGTTAGTACCCAGCGCTTCCCGCGCCAGCTGCGCCGCAAATACCGCCTCCGCCGCCGTACGGGCGCCGGAAGTGTTGGGCAATAAATCCCAGTTATCCTGATGTAAGTGTTGTAAAAGAGGGTCTGATTGATGTTGAAGATCCACCCGCTTCAAAGCAACCGTTACCAGCTCAGTACCCGATGCCCGTAATGCCGCTTCCATAACAGCAGGAGAAGAAAACTTCCCCGTACCGGTGAAAAGGCGGGAGTGAAAAGTCTTCCCTGCAATAATGAGTGATGTCATATACCGTCTGATTAGAAGATGAATAAAAATTAGTATCGCGCCAGCGTACCCTGCAACATGCTCAGCAAGGAGGCTTTGTCAGCAGCATGTGTAATAAGCCCGCTGACAGCCACACCGTGTACACCAGTGTCCAGCAACGCAGGAATATCTTCCTGTAGGATACCTCCGATGGCGATGACAGGAATATTAATGTGACGCGCACGCAACGCTTCCATAAGATGCATGTAACCCTCCAATCCCAATATGGGACTGAGTTTTTGCTTAGTCGTCGTAAATCGGTAAGGTCCCACACCCACATAGTCGGCGCCATGAGTAACATGCTGTAATATGTCATCAAGTGTATTGGCCGTACCGCCTACGATCAGGTAATCCCCCACTATAGCGCGTGCCTCCGCTACTGTCATATCCTCCTTCCCCACATGCACGCCGTCCGCACCTGCTGCCAACGCTACCTGCGGATGATCATTAATAATAAGCACCGCACCGTATTGCTGACAGATAGCCTTGGCCGCAATCGCCTGCGCTAGTATAATGTCTTCAGGTGCGTCTTTAATACGTAACTGTATCCAACGGCATCCTGCTACGCAAGCCTCCCGTATGTTCTCCAGGTGAGTGTGTGTCGCTGTTGCCTGGGATATGTAATGCAATGAGTCGATCATATGTAGTGATAACCGGTTAAGGATGGATGACTGGATAAAAATTGAGCAGTATGCCGCTTGCCTTCAAGGCAAGCCGCTGCTAAAGGAACACCATGTACCAGCTGCGCAGTGATGGCAGCAGAAAGCACACAGCCGGACCCGTGTTTAGGATAGACCTTTTCCGCAGCTGGCGCAAATTCAACCACGCCGGAACGCTGGTATAAGGTATCCCAGCCTGGCTGCAACGGCCGGTGACCTCCTTTCAGTAATACCGCACAGTATTGCGATAAATAAGTGGCGGCCGCCTCCCCCGTCGCCTCCCCGGACAATAACATCGCTTCGTGATAGTTAGGCGTCAGCAGGTAAAGTAGTGGTAATATCGACTGCCATGTCTGCATTACCTCCCGGTGATGAAAGGTATAACCGGCAGATGCACTCAGCACCGGATCCAGTATTACGCGTATACCGGGCGAAAGGGTATGTAAGGTCTCCAGCAGTTGCTGTAAAACAATTGCATTCTCCACTAATCCGATCTTGCAATACGACACCGCATAGCTGGATAATAAGGGCTGCAACTGCGCAAGAATCTGCTCCACCGGTACCCACTGCACCCCATAAAAATGATCCGCCGTCTGCATGGTCAATGCCGTACAAACACCTAGCCCACACAATCGCTGCATCTCGAACGTTTTAATGTCCGCAAGCAATCCGGCCCCGCCACTGGGGTCCAGCCCCGCCAGGCTTAATACGTATGGTCTTTGTTGTTCCATTGCTGATGAATAGCTGTAAATACCGTTACCGCCTGCTCCGGCTGTCGCCAGAGCGCGCCCATTAACGCAATACCGTCAAATCGCATGCGTCGGGCTGCCGCAACAGTGTGGATGTCAATACCTCCCAGTGCCAGTACCTGCCTGCCTGCAGGCGTACGCGGTAGTTGCCAGTCTCCGGATAAAGAGCCCTTATATCCCGGCTTGGAGATACTGTCAAATACTGGACTTAACAATACCTGCTGCCACTCATTCGGCAGCGTATCCAACAGGCCCGGCGCATGTACGCCGGTGCTGAGCAGCAATCCCTGCGCACGCAATGTTTGTAACGCCGCTGCCGGTAATGATGCCCGCAGCTGCTCACTGCAATGCAGGCCGCCAAGCCCTGTACGGATACAGAGCTCCGGATAACCGGATAGCAATATCATGGGATAATATGCGGGTGGCAACTGCCCCAGCAATTGCTCATATGCCTGTTGAGTCCACCCGGGCTTTCGCAGCAATACACGGTCTGCACCTGCTGCCAGCATTGCTTGCAGCAGGTCCGCTTCTCCGGGTATGGGCGTAGTATGTGAAATGACGAGTATCATTAAGAATAGATCTGCGCACCTTGCGTTCTGAACGCCTGAGACTGCTCCTCCATGCCAGCTTCAATAGCTTCCGTAGTAGCTAAGCCTTTTTCCGCTGCATAGTTTCGCACCTCCTGTGTGATCTTCATCGAACAGAAATGCGGACCGCACATCGAACAGAAGTGTGCAATCTTGGCGCCTTCAGCAGGCAATGTCGCATCGTGATAGGATCGAGCGGTCTCCGGGTCCAGCGAAAGATTGAACTGATCTTCCCAACGGAACTCAAAACGGGCCTTACTCAGCGCATTGTCCCTATGCTGCGCTCCGGGATGCCCCTTCGCCAGGTCAGCAGCATGAGCCGCTATCTTGTATGTAATAACCCCTTGTCTTACATCCTCTTTGTTAGGCAATCCAAGATGTTCCTTCGGCGTTACATAACATAACATCGCCGTACCAAACCATCCTATCATAGCTGCACCAATAGCCGAGGTGATATGATCATAACCAGGAGCAATATCCGTTGTTAAGGGCCCCAAAGTGTAGAACGGTGCTTCATGACAATGCTGTAACTGCTTGTCCATGTTCTCTTTGATCAGCTGCATCGGTACGTGTCCCGGACCTTCTATCATCACCTGTACATCATGCTTCCAGGCTATCTTAGTCAATTCTCCCAGCGTCTCCAGTTCGGCAAACTGTGCCGCGTCATTAGCATCCGCAATACTGCCTGGCCTTAATCCGTCACCCAGGGAGAATGAAACATCATAAGCCTTCATGATCTCGCATATCTCCTCAAAGTGAGTATACAGGAAGTTCTCCTTATGATGTGCCAGACACCACTTCGCCATAATGGAACCACCACGGGATACAATGCCGGTTACACGTTTCGCAGTAAGCGGTATATAGCGTAATAATACACCGGCATGTATCGTAAAGTAGTCAACGCCTTGTTCTGCTTGTTCTATCAGCGTATCCCTGAAGATCTCCCAAGTTAACGCTTCCGCTTTGCCATTCACCTTTTCCAACGCCTGGTAAATAGGTACCGTGCCAATAGGTACAGGCGAATTACGGATGATCCACTCGCGCGTCTCATGTATGTTCTTCCCCGTGCTGAGATCCATGATGGTATCAGTACCCCAGCGACAGGCCCATACCGCCTTTTCCACTTCTTCCTCTATGCTGGAAGTAACCGCAGAATTCCCAATGTTGGCATTGATCTTCACCAGGAAATTACGTCCTATGATCATAGGCTCCAGTTCAGGATGGTTGATGTTGGCGGGTATAATAGCACGGCCGGCAGCCACTTCCTGCCGCACAAATTCCGGCGTAATGAACTGTTGGGGGGTATTCGCTCCAAAGCTATGCCCCTGGTGCTGTTCCCACTGTGCATTGTTGGCTTCCCAATACTTTTCTGCACATTGGTTTTCACGGATCGCAATATATTCCATCTCAGGAGTGATGATCCCTTGCTTGGCATAATGAAGTTGTGTTACATTCGCTCCCCCCTTTGCCTTCCTGGGCATATGCAAATGATGGAACCGTAGCGTCTCCAGCTTTTCATCTGCAAGTCGCTCTTTACTATAAGCAGCAGAAAAAGCAGACAGCTCCTCCGTATCATTCCGCTGTGCAATCCAAGGAGTCCGGAGCCGTTGTAAGCCCTGCCTTACATCAATAGCAACCGCCGGATCAGTAAATGGACCACTGGTGTCATACACTACAACCGGTGGGTTGTCTTGTATATCATCGTTTTTTCCATTATTACGGGTAGGGCTTAACGTAATACGGCGCATCGGCACACGGATATCGTGTAGCTCGCCGGCGACATAGATCTTTTCAGATGCAGGAAAAGGTGCGCGACTGATCATTTTCTCAGTGGTAGTGTGCATGGTAAGTCGTTTAATGGTCTGTTTTGCAATAAGATGCTGTAAATGGAATGTAAGGACCGCAACACAGACAGTACCGGCCACCGAGACAGGTAATAACGGATCCCCGTGCAGTAGGCACAACGGTAGCCATTACCATACCCGCCAGGGCTGGACTTCCAATGTTAACAGTATACGTAAGGCGTTATACTCATCCGCCTTGTGTAGCGCGGATGATGGTAATATTGTCCGAATGAGACAACGATACCTGTCCCCAGGTGACCCTGGGCACTACCTCATTGTTGACCGCGACGGCAATGCCTTTTTCTGATGGGAGCTGAATAAACTGTAACAGTGCAGCAACGGTAGTTCCTGGCTGCACCGCATAAAGTTTATTGTTTACATGTACTTCCATAATACTGGAATTAAAAGGTGAACAATAAACTTTAAGGATGTGTAATAAAGATGAGAAGGTTCAGTTACTTTTCCCTACGGCAGTATGAACTGCTTCAGGTACTGAGGGTATCATCTCAGCTTCCCGCCTGACTGTAGGCAGGAAACACCCCTAAAGTGAACCGTAAAGGTAGGAAACCAATAAGCAAATATCAAATAACAATTACCCGGTCACGATCAGACCGTTGCGGACAATACCGCTATTCCATCGTAACACTCAAAAATCTATTATATTTACAGCGGTCACATTGCATGCACCAATGGTTAATAACAAACATCTATACTATATCGCCTTCCTCTTCCTGGCTGCCTGTCAGTCTAAGACCGGTCCGGAATCCACGGATGTCACAGATAGCAGCCTGCTTAAAGTGCCTGATACCAGTACCGTAACCGTTATAGACACCAGCATCTTGCCATTGGATACCATTACCTACGACCCCACACAGTTAGTAGGTACCTGGATGCAACCCGTACCCGGACTGGAGAAAGAACGCCAGGGGTTCCGCCTTAATAAAGATGGCAGCATGAGATCCATTAATACCTACACCCTTGTGTATGAAAAATGGCAGCTCGCGCACGACACATTACTGTTGTGGAACCACGCAGAAGGTGTAAAAGATACCGCCCATATCATAGATACCACCATTGTCAAAGCACTAACAGATTCTTCCCTTACCCTCTACCCTACAAAAGCCGCAGAAGGATACCTGGAACAATACGTTAAAGAGAAAGAGAAGAGTAAAAAACGGCCATGATCACGCCCTACACTTCCCTCCCCTTGATCAGGTCATGTCAATGATATAATTGCCACAATCCCACTATACAGGATACAATAGACATAAACAATCCTGCTGTGGCCAGCTGCATATCATCCGTACTCTTTCTTGCCAATACAAGGGATATAATGCCTACAAAAGCGGCGGCTCCGCCCAGCATCACAGAATAATGAGGTGTCGTCTTGGTAGCAAAGGCGAACACTGCGGCTAATATGCCCGCAATCAGGGATACGATACAAGCTACCTTGGATGTGGAGATGTGTGATTGCATGTTATTTATAGATTAAGGATTCAAATGCGTATACTGCTCCTCTCTCCTACAGTGCAACTTATCCGTCCGGTCATGGTGGTGTAATCGGGATGACAGTTTGCTTCAGCGATTTTTTTTGGTTGAATTATTTATACTCCTGCTTCGCCGTATCGTGCAATTGCAACGTGGGCACCTTCTCCCAGGGCACTTTCAACAGTGTGCCCACTTGTTCATAGCGTGTATCCTGGTACTCGTCCAGCCCATATTGAATGCTGGTAGTATCCGGCTTCTCCGTAAACGTACCGAACAAACGATCCCAGATAGAAAATATATTCGCATAATTGGAGTCCGTCTCAGCCTGATACCGGCTATGATGCACCTTATGCATATCCGGCGATACGATCACCCAGCTCAATGCCTTATCCACCCAGCCTGGCAACTTAATATTGGCATGAGAGAACTGTGCTACAAAAGCAGAGAGCGTTTGGTATAACATCACCATCCAGATAGGCACCCCGGCTACAATAATGGCCACAAACAATGCCACCACCCGGAACACACTCTCCACCGGGTGATGCCGCAACGCCGTCGTAGCGTCAATATGTTTATCAATATGATGGATCTTATGAAAATGCCACATCCATCCCACCTTGTGCTGGATCAGGTGCACCAGGTAAGCCCCGATGAGATCCAGTATCAATAATCCCAGCAATGCATGCAGCCAGATAGGCAACGGAAAGAGATAAAGTACGCCAAAATGAGTGCGGCTGGTCCAGTCCGATGCCAAAACGATCAGGAACGCAAACCCAAAATTCACCACAGCCGTCGTCAGTGTAAAGAAAAGATTCGAGCCCGCATGACGATAACGGTTAAAACGAAAACTAAAACGCGGAATAGCCCCCTCCAGCACCCACAGCACCACTAACCCGGCTACCAGGATAGCTGTACGATACCAGGAGGGAATATTTTCGAAAAATGTTTCCATAACCGTGTCTGATTATCTTAAACAATACGCTGGACTACGCCTTAACGTAGCAGCTGCTGAATCTGTTTCAAAATGCTCGTGGAGTAATATAATGTTTGGGCCTGTCGGGTACTGTCTGCTTTTTACTGCTTATTAATATTACTGTGCTGATCAATCAGCCTTGCTATTGGGTCTGTCCGGGCTTCTTTGCTATAAATTACGAAATCTCTGTGTAGAATACAAGCCTTCCACGAA
Protein-coding regions in this window:
- a CDS encoding lmo0937 family membrane protein, whose translation is MNSLLYLIAVILIIGWILGFFVYSAGGLIHALLVLAIIAILVNIIRGRAPL
- a CDS encoding ferritin-like domain-containing protein, with amino-acid sequence MQHNEKTVEILNDLVKINNDRIEGYRKAVDQSDDADLKALFQRMIDESQTYVGQLNKELAQSGNEPESGTTTSGKLYRTWMDVKATFTGSDRHSILSSCEYGEDAAQRAYDEALKSETPMPYDLRELIANQKGALKNSHDTIKTYRDVEKVSH
- the thiH gene encoding 2-iminoacetate synthase ThiH; its protein translation is MSFKDVFQAYNWADVSAAIYQKTAADVERALGASTVTLDDFAALLSPAAVPYLGQMAALSQRLTRQRFGNTMQLYIPLYLSNECQNICTYCGFSLDNHLQRKTLDDGEILREVAVIKKMGYDHVLLVTGEAQQRVGMDYFRHALELIRPHFANISMEVQPMDEEDYRQLQALGLHAVLVYQETYHQDDYKKHHPRGRKSNFDYRLETPDRIGRAGIHKMGLGVLIGLEDWRTDSFFTALHLQYLERRYWQTRYSISFPRLRPCAGGLPPKVEMSDRELVQLICAYRLFSPTVELSLSTRETPHFRDHVVQLGITALSAGSRTNPGGYANAEASLEQFEISDERAPATIADMLQRQGFEPVWKDWDAVYDR
- a CDS encoding thiazole synthase — encoded protein: MTSLIIAGKTFHSRLFTGTGKFSSPAVMEAALRASGTELVTVALKRVDLQHQSDPLLQHLHQDNWDLLPNTSGARTAAEAVFAAQLAREALGTNWIKLEIHPDPKYLLPDPIETLKAAEELVKQGFVVLPYIHADPVLCKRLEEVGAAAVMPLGSPIGSNKGLRTIDFLSIIIEQSQVPVVVDAGIGSPSDAAKAMELGADAVLVNTAIAVAREPVRMAQAFAQAVTAGREAFEAGLGSSSHQAVGSSPLLAFLDL
- a CDS encoding thiamine phosphate synthase; translated protein: MIDSLHYISQATATHTHLENIREACVAGCRWIQLRIKDAPEDIILAQAIAAKAICQQYGAVLIINDHPQVALAAGADGVHVGKEDMTVAEARAIVGDYLIVGGTANTLDDILQHVTHGADYVGVGPYRFTTTKQKLSPILGLEGYMHLMEALRARHINIPVIAIGGILQEDIPALLDTGVHGVAVSGLITHAADKASLLSMLQGTLARY
- a CDS encoding hydroxymethylpyrimidine/phosphomethylpyrimidine kinase, whose protein sequence is MEQQRPYVLSLAGLDPSGGAGLLADIKTFEMQRLCGLGVCTALTMQTADHFYGVQWVPVEQILAQLQPLLSSYAVSYCKIGLVENAIVLQQLLETLHTLSPGIRVILDPVLSASAGYTFHHREVMQTWQSILPLLYLLTPNYHEAMLLSGEATGEAAATYLSQYCAVLLKGGHRPLQPGWDTLYQRSGVVEFAPAAEKVYPKHGSGCVLSAAITAQLVHGVPLAAACLEGKRHTAQFLSSHPSLTGYHYI
- a CDS encoding thiamine phosphate synthase; translated protein: MILVISHTTPIPGEADLLQAMLAAGADRVLLRKPGWTQQAYEQLLGQLPPAYYPMILLSGYPELCIRTGLGGLHCSEQLRASLPAAALQTLRAQGLLLSTGVHAPGLLDTLPNEWQQVLLSPVFDSISKPGYKGSLSGDWQLPRTPAGRQVLALGGIDIHTVAAARRMRFDGIALMGALWRQPEQAVTVFTAIHQQWNNKDHTY
- the thiC gene encoding phosphomethylpyrimidine synthase ThiC, whose protein sequence is MHTTTEKMISRAPFPASEKIYVAGELHDIRVPMRRITLSPTRNNGKNDDIQDNPPVVVYDTSGPFTDPAVAIDVRQGLQRLRTPWIAQRNDTEELSAFSAAYSKERLADEKLETLRFHHLHMPRKAKGGANVTQLHYAKQGIITPEMEYIAIRENQCAEKYWEANNAQWEQHQGHSFGANTPQQFITPEFVRQEVAAGRAIIPANINHPELEPMIIGRNFLVKINANIGNSAVTSSIEEEVEKAVWACRWGTDTIMDLSTGKNIHETREWIIRNSPVPIGTVPIYQALEKVNGKAEALTWEIFRDTLIEQAEQGVDYFTIHAGVLLRYIPLTAKRVTGIVSRGGSIMAKWCLAHHKENFLYTHFEEICEIMKAYDVSFSLGDGLRPGSIADANDAAQFAELETLGELTKIAWKHDVQVMIEGPGHVPMQLIKENMDKQLQHCHEAPFYTLGPLTTDIAPGYDHITSAIGAAMIGWFGTAMLCYVTPKEHLGLPNKEDVRQGVITYKIAAHAADLAKGHPGAQHRDNALSKARFEFRWEDQFNLSLDPETARSYHDATLPAEGAKIAHFCSMCGPHFCSMKITQEVRNYAAEKGLATTEAIEAGMEEQSQAFRTQGAQIYS
- the thiS gene encoding sulfur carrier protein ThiS, which produces MEVHVNNKLYAVQPGTTVAALLQFIQLPSEKGIAVAVNNEVVPRVTWGQVSLSHSDNITIIRATQGG
- a CDS encoding lipocalin family protein — translated: MVNNKHLYYIAFLFLAACQSKTGPESTDVTDSSLLKVPDTSTVTVIDTSILPLDTITYDPTQLVGTWMQPVPGLEKERQGFRLNKDGSMRSINTYTLVYEKWQLAHDTLLLWNHAEGVKDTAHIIDTTIVKALTDSSLTLYPTKAAEGYLEQYVKEKEKSKKRP
- a CDS encoding DUF308 domain-containing protein; translation: MQSHISTSKVACIVSLIAGILAAVFAFATKTTPHYSVMLGGAAAFVGIISLVLARKSTDDMQLATAGLFMSIVSCIVGLWQLYH
- a CDS encoding sterol desaturase family protein; the protein is METFFENIPSWYRTAILVAGLVVLWVLEGAIPRFSFRFNRYRHAGSNLFFTLTTAVVNFGFAFLIVLASDWTSRTHFGVLYLFPLPIWLHALLGLLILDLIGAYLVHLIQHKVGWMWHFHKIHHIDKHIDATTALRHHPVESVFRVVALFVAIIVAGVPIWMVMLYQTLSAFVAQFSHANIKLPGWVDKALSWVIVSPDMHKVHHSRYQAETDSNYANIFSIWDRLFGTFTEKPDTTSIQYGLDEYQDTRYEQVGTLLKVPWEKVPTLQLHDTAKQEYK